Below is a genomic region from Bacteroidota bacterium.
AATCTGAGTACCAGGGCCATGTCCACCTCCAGGCACAAGAAAAAACTGACTGGATACTTTAGCATTCTGCAATGCTTTATAAAGGATTTCGCCCTGACAATGAGGAATCACACGATCATTATCGCCATGAAAAATAAGAAACGGAGGATCGCTTGGATCTACATAAGTTGTCGGACTGGCCAGTAAAGTTTTTTCTTTATTTTCCTGAATGGGCCCTCCAATATAAAGAGAAGCAGGAGAATTCGCGGAGTTATGAATAAAATTTGTTCCTCCACATGAATCCATAACCAGCATGTTGGTAGGTCCGAACCAGTCAACAACAGCATCAACCGAACT
It encodes:
- a CDS encoding prolyl oligopeptidase family serine peptidase; this encodes MDAMAGNSSNVKKYSFGNVTVDLEGNLGPYTNYSSSVDAVVDWFGPTNMLVMDSCGGTNFIHNSANSPASLYIGGPIQENKEKTLLASPTTYVDPSDPPFLIFHGDNDRVIPHCQGEILYKALQNAKVSSQFFLVPGGGHGPGTQIDENLKKMVDFFIGNAGMKLNR